The following is a genomic window from Sutcliffiella horikoshii.
TAAGCGTTTCATTGAATTGCCCCCCTTGTTTTAAATGAAAAATTTTATAGTAACTTGACAGTGGCCACATAAAGGATGCGGCCCATGCTAAGTTTACTTAACAGAACCTGCGGCAATCCCCTTGATGATGTGCCTTTGTAAAAATAGGAAGAAAATGATGATTGGCGCGATACCCAGCATTAATGCTGCAAGCCCCATATCCCATTGCTTTGTGTACTGCGCAAAGAACGAGCTTGTTGCAAGCGGAATCGTTCTAAGCTCTGCTGTCTGCAGAACAAGTAGCGGGAGAAGATAATCGTTCCAAATCCAAAGTGTATTAAGGATAACCACTGTAACCGTAATTGGCTTGAGTAGCGGGAATACAATCCTCCAAAATACCCCAAACTGGCTGCAACCATCAATTCGCGCTGCTTCCTCAATTTCCAACGGGACAGTTTTCACAAATCCGTGGTAAAGGAAAAGAGAAAGTGGTACGCCAAAACCGAAGTACATGATGACGATTCCAGGGATGCTATTGATAAGGTTTAGTGCGCCACCTAGCTTCATCAATGGGATCATAACCGTTTGGAACGGGATGACCATCGCAGAAACAATGATGACAAATAATATTTTACTAAACTTTCCGGGAGTGCGGACCATTTTCCACGCAGCCATCGAACTGATGACAACAATTCCGATGTTGCTGAGAACCGTGATGATCAGTGAGTTCCAGAAGGCACGCGGGAATTGAATGATTTCCCACACTTTTGCATAGTTGCTAAAAAGTATTTCTGTCGGCAATGCTGCCGCGTCAATCAGTATTTCACTAAAACTTTTTACTGAATTTATGATGACAAAGTAAAAGGGAATGAGGAAGATAATCGCTATTAAGATGCCGATAATCTCAAGCACAAAGGTTCTTTTCGTATACTTTTGATCCATTATGCCTCAACCTCCCTTTTCTTTGTTGCCATTACTTGGAATGTCGTGAAGATCGCGACGACTACAAAGAAGATGATTGCTTTTGCCGTTCCAAGGCCATATCGGTTGTTCTGGAACGCTTCTTGATAAATATTGATCGCCACAGATTGTGTCGAGTTGAATGGCCCACCGCCTGTTAAGCTCAGGTTCAGGTCGAATATTTTGAATGCCATCGCGATTGTCAGGAAGAAACAGATCGTGAAGGCCGGTAAAATTAATGGAATAATGATTTTGGTAATGAGGGTGAAGTTGTTCGCCCCATCAATCCTAGCCGCTTCTAGTAAGGAATTGTCTACCCCTTGTAAGGCTGCAATATAGATGATCATCATGTATCCGCTGATC
Proteins encoded in this region:
- a CDS encoding carbohydrate ABC transporter permease, translating into MDQKYTKRTFVLEIIGILIAIIFLIPFYFVIINSVKSFSEILIDAAALPTEILFSNYAKVWEIIQFPRAFWNSLIITVLSNIGIVVISSMAAWKMVRTPGKFSKILFVIIVSAMVIPFQTVMIPLMKLGGALNLINSIPGIVIMYFGFGVPLSLFLYHGFVKTVPLEIEEAARIDGCSQFGVFWRIVFPLLKPITVTVVILNTLWIWNDYLLPLLVLQTAELRTIPLATSSFFAQYTKQWDMGLAALMLGIAPIIIFFLFLQRHIIKGIAAGSVK